The genomic segment CGTGTTACTCACCCGTCCGCCACTCTTTTGTCTCGGTGGGTGCAAGCACCCGGTGAAACAAAAGCGTTCGACTTGCATGTATTAGGCATGCCGCCAGCGTTCGTCCTGAGCCAGGATCAAACTCTCATATAAAATGATGCTTGAAGCTCATTATTGATTGCTAGCGAATAATTATTCACTATATTTGTTACTGTTGACTCAGCACTGCTGAGTCACCCTCACATTTGGTTCGTCTTACTTTGTTTAGTTTTCAAAGGTCTAAAGCTTGTTGCAACTGTTCGTGACAACTTCTATATCTTACAACAGTTTTTTTTGTTCGTCAAGCTTTTTTTTAAATAAATTGAATATTTATTCAATTTATTACTTTTCACATCGCCTTAGCGACATCTAATAGATTAACACAATTTGTCATATGCTGTCAAACAAATTATTTAATTATTTTTCGGAAAATTGTTAGCATCGTTACTACGATGATGCTTTCAACACCATTTACTATAACAAGTCTATTTGTTTTGGTCAACCATAATCTTTACATTCTTTACATAAAAAACAAAAAAGCGAACATTTTTTTATTTACGAAAAAACAAAATACGTATATATATTCATAACGATCTTAAGTTCGGAACTTTCATAAATAAAAAAGTGTTTTCGTTCGCTTTTTTCATTCGCCTTTTATGTTCTTAGTCCAATTTATACACCACTGATTCAAATGGTCTTAGACTTAACTGTTCTAAATTCTTTCCGCTATCCGAATAATTACTAATAATAATCGTATCAACTTTCTGATCTTGATTCTTATAAATTGTTGCTTTCTCATAAAAATTAATAATAATCAGCCAAGTTTCATCTTGGTAACTTCTTTCATAAACGAAAAGTTGAGGATCATTCGGCAATAATTCTTTATATGAACCCCATACAATAAGGTCATGTTCTTTTCTTAAACGAATAAGTTCTTTGTAATAGTTGAAAATAGATTCTTTGTTTTGTCGATCTTCTTTTACATTCAATTCTTTATAGTTAGGGTTGAGCGCCAACCATGGCGTCCCTGTGGTAAATCCGCCATTCAAAGAATCATCCCATGGTATAGGACGTCTCGCATTATCGCGACCTTTTTTGTTAATAGATTGGATAATATCTTTTTTATTGTATCCTTCGTTCAATCGTTCTTTATACATATTGAGACTTTCAATATCATTTGCTTCATCTATAGAAGAAATCGGTGTATTCGTTAACCCAATTTCTTCTCCTTGATAGATATAAGGCGTTCCTTTTAGAAAATGTAAAAACGTTGCAAACATTTTTGCAGATACTCTTCGATATTGAGGGCTATCATTGCCCCAACTAGATACGATTCGTGGAATATCGTGATTGTTCCAAAACAAACTATTCCAACCATCTCCATCAAGAGCCAATTGCCATTTGGTAAAAACTTGCTTTAATTTAATGAAATCTAATGGTTGAGTGTCCCATTTTGGTTTTCCCGGTTGTTCATCAAGACTTATGTGTTCGAATTGGAACACCATTGACAACTCATTTCTTTCAGAAGCTGAATACAATTTAGCATCCTCAGTTGTTACTCCCCATGTTTCTCCAACAGTCAAAACATCTAATTTCCCAAAGGTTTCCTGATGCATTTCTTGAAGATAAGTATGAAGCATAGGACCGTTACCCGTAATCAGTTCATCTGGAACTTTTCCAATTAGGTCAATCACGTCCATTCGGAATCCGCCGATACCCTTATCCAACCAAAAATTCATCATTTCCCAAATTTCATTACGGACTTTTGGGTTCTCCCAATTTAAATCTGGTTGTTTCTTACTATAAAGATGCAGATAATATTGATTCGTTTGCTCGTCTAATTCCCAAGCTGAACCGCTGAAAATAGATTTCAACTCATTGGGAACATCATTATTTTGAGCATCGCGCCAAATATAGTAATCGCGGTAGTCATTATCTTTACTTTTAGATGATTCAATAAACCAAGCGTGTTCATCTGATGTATGATTGACCACTAAGTCCATAACAATACGGATATTCAATTTATTTGCTTCGTTAATCAGTTCTTCCATATCGTCCATCGTTCCGAATTCTGAAGAAATAGCCTGATAATCACTAATGTCGTATCCATTATCGTCATTTGGCGATTGATAAACGGGACTCAACCATATAGCATCAATACCTAAATCGGCTAAATAATCCAATCGTTGGATTATACCTTGAATGTCGCCTACTCCATCTCCATTGCTATCTTGAAAACTTCTTGGATAAATTTGATAAACTACTGAACTATGCCACCATTTTTTTTCCAAATTGAATCCTCCTTATTGATTTGCTCTTTTTAGTATTTCTTCCAATTTCAATTCTTGGGTACTCGTTACTGCATAATCGGCTTCTTTCATCATTTCTTTTGTTCCAACTCCGACTGAAAAGATTCCTGCTGCATTGATTGATTCTATTCCAGCTTGAGCATCTTCTACTCCAACACATTCGATTGGTTTTAACTTTAACTGTTGGGCACCTTTAATAAAAATTTCCGGGTCTGGTTTTCCCTTTGCCAAAGTTGCAGGATCGACCACAGTATCAA from the Carnobacterium inhibens subsp. inhibens DSM 13024 genome contains:
- a CDS encoding glycoside hydrolase family 13 protein, encoding MEKKWWHSSVVYQIYPRSFQDSNGDGVGDIQGIIQRLDYLADLGIDAIWLSPVYQSPNDDNGYDISDYQAISSEFGTMDDMEELINEANKLNIRIVMDLVVNHTSDEHAWFIESSKSKDNDYRDYYIWRDAQNNDVPNELKSIFSGSAWELDEQTNQYYLHLYSKKQPDLNWENPKVRNEIWEMMNFWLDKGIGGFRMDVIDLIGKVPDELITGNGPMLHTYLQEMHQETFGKLDVLTVGETWGVTTEDAKLYSASERNELSMVFQFEHISLDEQPGKPKWDTQPLDFIKLKQVFTKWQLALDGDGWNSLFWNNHDIPRIVSSWGNDSPQYRRVSAKMFATFLHFLKGTPYIYQGEEIGLTNTPISSIDEANDIESLNMYKERLNEGYNKKDIIQSINKKGRDNARRPIPWDDSLNGGFTTGTPWLALNPNYKELNVKEDRQNKESIFNYYKELIRLRKEHDLIVWGSYKELLPNDPQLFVYERSYQDETWLIIINFYEKATIYKNQDQKVDTIIISNYSDSGKNLEQLSLRPFESVVYKLD